One region of Terriglobales bacterium genomic DNA includes:
- a CDS encoding type II toxin-antitoxin system HicB family antitoxin, translating into MRYPVVLHKTEEGVAIGCPGLPGCWSQGATEQEALENIKIAIKEYLEVAKEIAEEGEMREVEVAP; encoded by the coding sequence ATGAGATATCCAGTCGTCCTGCACAAAACCGAGGAAGGGGTGGCTATCGGCTGCCCAGGCCTTCCAGGCTGTTGGTCGCAAGGTGCTACGGAACAAGAAGCTCTGGAGAACATCAAGATCGCGATCAAAGAATACTTGGAGGTCGCCAAGGAAATCGCCGAGGAGGGAGAAATGCGCGAAGTTGAAGTGGCGCCTTAG
- a CDS encoding type II toxin-antitoxin system HicA family toxin: protein MPKLPGINHLQAVRAFEKAGFIVRRQGKHIIMTKGDRILVIPRHNPVHAITMGAIVRDSGMTIDEFKQLL from the coding sequence ATGCCAAAGCTTCCTGGCATCAACCACCTACAAGCAGTGCGAGCCTTTGAAAAGGCTGGTTTCATAGTGAGGCGACAAGGAAAACATATCATAATGACGAAAGGCGATCGCATCCTCGTAATCCCACGCCACAATCCGGTACACGCCATCACTATGGGCGCGATCGTTCGGGATTCGGGAATGACTATCGATGAATTCAAGCAACTCTTGTAA
- the lipB gene encoding lipoyl(octanoyl) transferase LipB, whose amino-acid sequence MISILHLGTIDYGTALRLQSTLIELRKLGSIPDVLLLLEHPPVITLGRNASQKNLLASSDLLKERGVELFESNRGGDITFHGPGQLVGYPIFDLRGFSPRIGAVEFVRRVEEALIRTCGDLGIPSERICGLTGVWTQGPNSQSCSVDSSQTGAAVPQSPMGEQKKIAAIGVHISRGVTSHGFALNVTTDLDFFKLIVPCGISDRPVTSIANELANKLPVPTMEAVAHCVSLNFGRVFSQQMLWLESLNALLNTGEPQENSASESDPSTTIGVPLQVPKNLREVRREQKAPQLGSEDEIFLA is encoded by the coding sequence TTGATCTCAATCCTCCATCTTGGAACCATCGATTACGGTACGGCTCTGCGCCTACAGAGCACTCTGATAGAGCTACGCAAGCTGGGAAGCATTCCCGATGTTCTGCTTCTTCTCGAACATCCGCCTGTCATTACTCTCGGCCGTAATGCCAGCCAGAAGAACCTGCTGGCGTCCTCTGATCTCTTGAAGGAGCGCGGCGTCGAGCTTTTTGAGAGCAATCGAGGCGGAGACATTACGTTTCACGGCCCTGGTCAACTTGTGGGCTATCCGATCTTTGACCTCAGAGGGTTTTCGCCGCGCATCGGGGCTGTTGAGTTCGTGCGACGTGTCGAAGAAGCATTAATTCGGACTTGTGGTGATCTAGGAATTCCGTCCGAACGCATTTGCGGGCTCACTGGAGTTTGGACGCAAGGTCCGAATTCGCAGAGTTGCTCTGTGGACAGCTCACAGACGGGGGCGGCTGTGCCACAATCACCAATGGGCGAGCAGAAGAAAATCGCTGCCATTGGCGTCCATATTTCCCGAGGTGTAACAAGTCACGGGTTTGCTCTCAACGTCACAACCGACCTAGACTTTTTCAAGCTGATTGTTCCCTGTGGCATTAGCGATCGGCCGGTAACTTCCATTGCCAATGAACTTGCGAACAAACTCCCTGTTCCGACTATGGAAGCGGTTGCTCATTGTGTGTCCCTCAACTTTGGGAGGGTCTTCTCGCAGCAGATGCTCTGGCTCGAGTCTCTCAACGCGCTATTAAACACCGGTGAGCCGCAGGAGAACAGCGCTTCCGAGAGTGATCCATCTACTACAATAGGGGTTCCCTTGCAGGTTCCGAAGAACCTTCGGGAAGTGCGTCGCGAGCAGAAGGCTCCTCAGCTCGGCAGCGAAGACGAAATTTTTCTCGCCTGA
- a CDS encoding thiamine pyrophosphate-dependent dehydrogenase E1 component subunit alpha encodes MKKSESKSQPKTPIKATRKSSRSKISAANGSRRNGASSGKYPIRRNPHGIPDYRLEVLDCHTVEEWVDGQFRYGVEGDLSAEPPPLRESKYLNKQQSIDIYRYMLLNRKMEQTLENLFKQQKVVGGVYLGLGQEGCSCASAYALREGDWIGPLIRNQGALLVRGFKPRDLMMQYMAKSGAPTGGRDAGSHFGDKRQRHIAAPISMLGDLIPVLAGVALGARLQGKEIACLTWVGDGGQSTGPTYEGFNFAAVQKLGVILIVENNLWAYSTPVDRQVACKDLANRAIGYGVPGFIVDGTDPNQVYDLTYEAAQRAYAGEGATFIEAKMMRMRGHAMHDVAAYVPPAYFEYWKKRDPITRMEKYLLEKRWLTPKENSDLIASTQREIDEDRDFADASPYPEGSTAGERVFCDNSAEIPFLYGKPKVKKVETKKLSAASDVAHFR; translated from the coding sequence ATGAAGAAGAGCGAGAGCAAATCGCAACCTAAGACGCCGATCAAAGCCACTCGCAAAAGCTCCCGCTCTAAGATTTCCGCCGCCAACGGCTCTCGTCGCAATGGAGCGTCTAGCGGGAAGTACCCTATCCGCAGAAACCCGCACGGTATTCCTGATTATCGTCTCGAGGTTCTGGATTGCCACACGGTAGAAGAATGGGTTGACGGGCAATTCCGCTACGGCGTTGAAGGCGATCTCTCCGCAGAGCCCCCACCGCTGCGCGAATCGAAGTACCTGAACAAGCAGCAAAGCATCGACATCTATCGCTACATGCTGCTCAATCGCAAGATGGAGCAGACGCTTGAGAACCTTTTCAAACAGCAGAAGGTCGTAGGCGGTGTGTACCTCGGGTTGGGCCAGGAAGGATGTTCCTGCGCCTCAGCATACGCACTGCGTGAAGGAGATTGGATCGGTCCTCTGATTCGCAACCAAGGGGCATTGCTGGTTCGAGGATTCAAGCCGCGCGACTTGATGATGCAATACATGGCCAAGTCTGGCGCGCCCACCGGCGGACGGGATGCCGGTTCCCATTTTGGGGACAAGCGTCAGCGTCACATTGCTGCGCCAATCTCAATGCTCGGAGATCTGATCCCTGTCCTGGCGGGAGTTGCGCTCGGCGCTCGACTGCAGGGTAAAGAGATCGCTTGTCTTACCTGGGTGGGCGATGGAGGACAGTCGACAGGTCCGACATACGAGGGCTTTAATTTCGCGGCAGTCCAGAAGCTTGGCGTGATTCTCATCGTCGAAAACAATCTGTGGGCTTATTCGACGCCCGTGGATCGTCAGGTCGCGTGCAAAGATCTCGCAAATCGTGCGATAGGCTACGGCGTTCCAGGATTTATCGTCGACGGGACCGATCCCAACCAGGTGTACGACCTCACTTATGAAGCAGCGCAAAGGGCCTATGCGGGAGAAGGCGCGACTTTCATCGAAGCCAAGATGATGCGCATGCGCGGACACGCGATGCACGACGTAGCCGCTTACGTTCCCCCTGCATACTTTGAATACTGGAAGAAACGCGATCCGATTACTCGTATGGAGAAGTATCTACTGGAGAAGCGCTGGCTCACTCCGAAAGAGAATAGCGACTTGATCGCGTCGACGCAGAGAGAGATCGATGAGGACCGCGACTTTGCCGATGCCTCTCCGTATCCGGAAGGCTCAACGGCAGGCGAACGCGTCTTCTGTGATAACTCTGCTGAGATTCCTTTTCTGTACGGCAAGCCTAAAGTGAAAAAAGTGGAGACGAAGAAGTTAAGTGCAGCCAGCGACGTGGCGCATTTCCGATAA
- a CDS encoding alpha-ketoacid dehydrogenase subunit beta — MAPVTYLEAIREGIWEEMERDPAVFCIGEDIGVYGGAFKVTEGFIHHFGGERVIDTPLAETAIVGAAFGAALTGMRPVAEFQFMDFISCAHNQIINMVAKANYRWDAPAPLVLRGPSGGGVSGGPFHSQNPETYYAHTPGLKVICPATARDAKGLIKAAIRDNNPCLFFEHKFLYRRIKEELPAEDYTVEIGRARTHREGRDVSVITYAAMVYVAQEAADLLAKEGIELEIIDLRTVAPLDKQAIANTVKKTNRVIVLHEDTKTGGLAGEIAAVINELAFDDLDAPITRIASLDTPVPFSPPLEKFFLPKVEDVVREARRLRAY; from the coding sequence ATGGCACCCGTTACATATCTCGAAGCAATTCGCGAAGGCATCTGGGAAGAGATGGAGCGCGATCCTGCCGTCTTCTGCATCGGCGAAGACATCGGTGTCTACGGTGGCGCGTTCAAGGTCACCGAGGGGTTTATTCATCACTTTGGCGGGGAGCGCGTAATCGACACTCCACTTGCTGAAACTGCCATCGTGGGCGCGGCCTTCGGCGCGGCGCTCACTGGCATGCGTCCCGTGGCCGAATTCCAGTTCATGGACTTCATCAGCTGCGCACACAACCAGATCATCAACATGGTTGCCAAGGCGAACTATCGTTGGGATGCTCCCGCACCGCTGGTGCTTCGCGGCCCTTCAGGCGGCGGTGTAAGCGGCGGCCCCTTCCACTCGCAGAACCCCGAAACTTACTACGCGCATACCCCGGGACTGAAAGTGATTTGCCCAGCAACTGCCCGGGATGCCAAGGGACTGATCAAGGCTGCAATTCGGGACAATAATCCCTGCCTCTTCTTCGAGCACAAATTTCTCTATCGGCGCATTAAGGAAGAACTGCCAGCCGAAGACTACACCGTCGAGATCGGTAGGGCGCGCACTCATCGCGAAGGACGCGATGTAAGCGTGATTACTTACGCGGCTATGGTTTATGTGGCACAGGAAGCCGCAGACCTCCTGGCGAAGGAAGGAATCGAGCTTGAGATCATCGACTTACGTACGGTCGCGCCGCTCGACAAGCAGGCCATTGCGAACACGGTGAAGAAGACCAATCGCGTGATTGTCCTGCACGAGGACACGAAAACCGGTGGTCTTGCTGGGGAGATTGCCGCGGTAATCAACGAATTGGCCTTCGACGATCTCGATGCGCCTATCACGCGCATCGCGTCGCTGGATACCCCCGTGCCGTTTTCGCCTCCATTGGAAAAGTTTTTCCTTCCCAAAGTGGAAGACGTGGTCAGAGAGGCGCGGCGGCTTAGGGCATATTAG